One region of Synechococcus elongatus PCC 11801 genomic DNA includes:
- a CDS encoding solute carrier family 26 protein — protein sequence MLLRRSRLRWLPGLRSLLHYQPAWLRGDLLAGVTVAAYLIPQCMAYGELAGLSPIVGLWAILLPLFLYTFLGSSPQLSVGPESSTAIMTAVAIAPIVAQGDAAYPAIAALMALLVGLVFLVAYSLRLGFLADLLSKPILIGYMTGIGLVMITGQLAKTSGIPITSQTPLGEIREFVTGLANLHWPTVGVSLLVLFFLVVIQRRFPTAPGPLLAVLLATLLVASFQLDNQGVKVIGTIPAGLPRWQLPEFRWQDWPTLTASAIGVALVGYSDNILTARTFAVRHRYEIDANQELLALGVANLGNSFFQGFPISGSTSRTVIGDALGSRTQLFSLVSLGTVLLVLWWFRPVLAQFPQAALGAIVIYAATKLIDLQEFYRLHRYRRSEFWLAIVTTVGVLTTNMLIGVGVAVSLSVIDLFARLARPHAAILGEIPGMAGLHDIEDWPQAQTFPGLVIFRYDAQLCFANAEDFKRRVLIAIATAPQPVQWLLLNAEAIIDLDVTAADKLLELVRELQQRGVTLTIARAKQELIAELDRVGLVERIGGEHFYPTLPTAIAAFQQFRRSQIADEPPLTAG from the coding sequence ATGCTGCTGCGACGCTCTCGACTGCGCTGGCTACCCGGTCTGCGATCGCTGTTGCACTACCAGCCAGCTTGGCTACGGGGCGATCTACTCGCTGGTGTGACTGTGGCCGCCTATTTGATTCCCCAGTGCATGGCCTATGGGGAGCTTGCAGGGCTGTCACCGATCGTCGGCCTCTGGGCCATTTTGCTCCCGCTATTCCTCTACACCTTTTTAGGCTCCTCGCCTCAGCTCTCGGTGGGGCCAGAATCGTCCACAGCAATCATGACCGCAGTGGCGATCGCACCGATCGTGGCTCAGGGCGATGCTGCCTACCCGGCGATCGCGGCATTGATGGCTTTGTTGGTGGGCCTCGTCTTTCTGGTGGCCTACAGTCTGCGACTGGGCTTTCTAGCCGATTTACTCTCGAAGCCGATTCTGATTGGCTACATGACGGGCATTGGTCTGGTGATGATCACAGGCCAGCTGGCCAAGACGAGTGGGATTCCGATCACGTCACAGACACCCCTAGGGGAGATCCGAGAGTTTGTGACCGGACTGGCCAACCTACACTGGCCGACAGTCGGTGTGTCGCTATTGGTGCTGTTTTTTTTGGTCGTGATTCAGCGGCGCTTCCCCACCGCTCCGGGGCCTCTTTTGGCTGTGCTGTTGGCCACGCTGCTGGTTGCCAGCTTCCAGTTAGATAACCAAGGTGTCAAAGTCATTGGCACGATTCCGGCTGGCTTGCCGCGCTGGCAACTGCCGGAGTTTCGCTGGCAAGACTGGCCGACCTTAACTGCCTCAGCAATCGGGGTGGCATTGGTGGGCTACTCCGACAACATTTTGACGGCTCGAACATTTGCCGTTCGCCATCGCTATGAGATTGATGCCAATCAAGAGCTGTTGGCCTTGGGCGTCGCCAACTTGGGCAATAGCTTTTTCCAGGGCTTTCCAATCAGTGGCAGTACCAGTCGCACAGTGATTGGCGATGCGCTGGGGAGTCGCACCCAACTGTTTTCTCTCGTCAGCTTGGGGACTGTTCTGCTGGTGTTGTGGTGGTTTCGTCCGGTCTTGGCGCAATTCCCCCAAGCAGCGCTGGGCGCGATCGTGATTTATGCAGCAACAAAGCTGATCGATCTGCAAGAGTTTTATCGCCTGCATCGCTATCGCCGCAGTGAATTTTGGCTGGCGATTGTGACGACGGTTGGTGTTTTGACCACCAATATGCTGATTGGGGTCGGGGTTGCCGTCAGTCTCTCAGTCATTGATCTCTTTGCCCGTTTGGCGCGTCCTCACGCTGCGATTTTGGGCGAAATTCCGGGGATGGCGGGGCTGCATGACATTGAAGATTGGCCCCAGGCCCAAACTTTCCCTGGCTTGGTGATTTTTCGCTATGACGCCCAGCTCTGTTTTGCCAATGCCGAAGACTTTAAGCGGCGGGTACTCATCGCGATCGCAACGGCGCCGCAACCCGTGCAGTGGTTGTTGCTCAATGCCGAAGCGATCATTGATTTGGATGTGACGGCAGCAGACAAGCTGTTGGAACTGGTGCGGGAGCTGCAACAGCGGGGTGTGACCCTCACCATTGCCCGCGCCAAGCAAGAGCTGATTGCGGAACTCGATCGCGTGGGGTTGGTGGAACGGATTGGGGGTGAGCATTTCTATCCCACCTTGCCAACAGCGATCGCGGCCTTTCAACAGTTCCGCCGGAGCCAGATCGCTGATGAGCCACCCCTGACGGCGGGCTGA
- the accC gene encoding acetyl-CoA carboxylase biotin carboxylase subunit, with product MRFNKILIANRGEIALRILRTCEELGIGTIAVHSTVDRNALHVQLADEAVCIGEAASSKSYLNIPNIIAAALTRNASAIHPGYGFLAENARFAEICADHHLTFIGPSPDSIRAMGDKSTAKETMQRVGVPTIPGSDGLLTDVEAAAKVAAEIGYPVMIKATAGGGGRGMRLVREATDLEKLFLAAQGEAEAAFGNPGLYLEKFIDRPRHVEFQILADAYGNVVHLGERDCSIQRRHQKLLEEAPSPALSADLRQKMGDAAVKVAQAIGYIGAGTVEFLVDATGNFYFMEMNTRIQVEHPVTEMVTGLDLIAEQIRIAQGEALRFRQADIQLRGHAIECRINAEDPEYNFRPNPGRITGYLPPGGPGVRVDSHVYTDYEIPPYYDSLIGKLIVWGSTREEAIARMQRALRECAITGLPTTLSFHQLMLQMPEFLRGELYTNFVEQVMLPRILKS from the coding sequence ATGCGTTTCAACAAGATCCTGATCGCCAATCGCGGCGAAATCGCCCTGCGTATTCTCCGCACTTGTGAAGAACTTGGGATCGGGACGATCGCCGTTCATTCCACTGTGGATCGCAACGCGCTCCATGTGCAGTTGGCGGATGAGGCGGTCTGTATTGGTGAAGCAGCGAGCAGCAAGAGCTATCTGAATATTCCCAACATCATTGCCGCAGCGCTGACGCGTAATGCCAGTGCCATTCATCCCGGCTATGGCTTCTTGGCAGAAAATGCTCGCTTTGCAGAAATCTGCGCCGACCATCACCTCACCTTTATTGGCCCCAGCCCCGACTCGATTCGGGCGATGGGCGATAAGTCCACGGCGAAGGAAACAATGCAGCGCGTCGGCGTGCCGACCATTCCTGGCAGCGATGGTCTGCTGACGGATGTAGAGGCAGCCGCCAAAGTGGCTGCTGAAATCGGCTACCCCGTCATGATCAAAGCGACGGCGGGCGGCGGCGGTCGTGGCATGCGCTTGGTGCGCGAAGCAACGGATCTGGAAAAGCTGTTCCTAGCTGCCCAAGGTGAAGCTGAAGCAGCCTTTGGTAATCCCGGTCTTTACCTTGAAAAGTTCATCGATCGCCCCCGACACGTCGAATTTCAAATTCTGGCGGATGCCTATGGGAACGTTGTCCACCTCGGCGAACGTGACTGTTCGATTCAGCGCCGCCACCAAAAATTACTAGAGGAAGCGCCTAGTCCGGCTCTATCGGCAGATCTGCGGCAGAAGATGGGCGATGCTGCCGTCAAAGTTGCTCAGGCGATTGGCTATATCGGTGCAGGCACTGTGGAGTTTCTGGTCGACGCGACTGGCAACTTCTACTTCATGGAGATGAATACTCGCATCCAAGTTGAGCATCCAGTTACGGAAATGGTGACGGGTCTGGACTTGATTGCTGAGCAGATTCGGATTGCTCAGGGAGAAGCGTTGCGATTCCGGCAAGCGGATATTCAACTGCGGGGTCATGCGATCGAATGCCGGATCAATGCGGAAGATCCCGAGTACAACTTCCGACCGAATCCTGGTCGAATCACCGGCTATTTGCCGCCCGGTGGCCCCGGTGTACGAGTCGATTCCCACGTCTACACGGACTACGAAATTCCGCCTTACTACGATTCGTTGATCGGCAAGCTGATCGTTTGGGGGTCCACGCGTGAGGAGGCGATCGCACGGATGCAGCGCGCTCTGCGGGAATGCGCCATCACCGGTTTGCCGACCACTCTAAGCTTCCACCAGTTGATGTTGCAGATGCCGGAGTTTCTACGCGGGGAACTCTATACCAACTTCGTTGAACAGGTGATGCTGCCACGGATCCTCAAGTCCTAG
- a CDS encoding lipid-A-disaccharide synthase, which produces MDILILSNGPGEVATWVRPVVKALRQQLGNDRDRLRLSLVLAPCSNGTGQEAAAAARYPELDRIQSVEHFWPFLLWGKTADNWDWRSQGLVIFLGGDQFFALWIARRLGYRCLIYAEWEARWTGWADAFAVMTPQVIEKAPEQDRHKFQLVGDLMAEVSAQAQAESTRSRVGLLPGSKAAKLQIGLPFMLAAAEAIAAQQPEMEFILPLAPTVQPQQIARYADADQNPVIAMFRGSSARLQEQPEGWVLTTEKGLTVRLITESPAYVELAQCQLCLTTIGANTAELGSLAVPMLVLLPTQKRDAMKAWDGLPGLLVKLPLLGDAIASLINTLALRKVGLLAWPNIWAKRAIVPELIGEYYPEDIAAIALDYLQHPEKLAAMQAELRAVRGEAGAAQKLAAIAAQLLISSEE; this is translated from the coding sequence ATGGATATTCTGATTCTGTCCAATGGCCCTGGGGAAGTTGCGACCTGGGTGCGGCCAGTGGTCAAGGCTCTGCGACAACAGTTGGGCAACGATCGCGATCGCCTGCGTCTCTCCCTCGTCCTCGCACCTTGCAGCAACGGCACCGGGCAGGAAGCGGCAGCGGCAGCCCGTTATCCCGAACTCGATCGCATTCAATCGGTTGAGCATTTCTGGCCATTTTTGCTCTGGGGCAAAACTGCGGATAACTGGGATTGGCGATCGCAGGGCTTAGTCATTTTTCTCGGCGGCGATCAGTTTTTTGCCCTCTGGATTGCCCGCCGCTTGGGCTACCGCTGCTTGATCTACGCGGAATGGGAAGCCCGCTGGACCGGTTGGGCTGATGCCTTTGCAGTGATGACGCCGCAAGTAATTGAAAAAGCACCGGAGCAGGATCGCCACAAATTCCAGCTCGTTGGCGACTTGATGGCGGAAGTGTCGGCGCAAGCCCAAGCGGAGTCGACGCGATCGCGGGTGGGGCTTCTGCCCGGATCCAAGGCGGCTAAATTGCAGATCGGCTTACCCTTCATGCTGGCGGCAGCTGAGGCGATCGCGGCCCAGCAACCAGAGATGGAGTTCATTCTGCCGCTCGCACCCACGGTACAACCGCAGCAGATTGCCCGCTATGCAGATGCAGATCAAAATCCAGTCATTGCTATGTTTCGGGGCAGTTCCGCTCGTTTACAGGAGCAGCCCGAGGGTTGGGTGCTGACGACCGAAAAAGGGCTGACCGTACGGCTGATCACTGAATCTCCGGCCTATGTAGAGTTGGCCCAGTGCCAGCTCTGTCTGACCACGATCGGTGCCAATACCGCGGAATTGGGTTCGTTAGCGGTGCCAATGTTGGTGCTGCTACCAACCCAGAAACGTGATGCCATGAAAGCCTGGGATGGCTTGCCGGGCTTGCTGGTCAAGTTGCCGTTGCTAGGCGACGCGATCGCTAGTCTGATCAATACCTTGGCCTTGCGCAAAGTCGGGCTGCTAGCTTGGCCAAATATTTGGGCAAAGCGGGCGATCGTACCGGAATTGATCGGCGAGTATTACCCCGAGGATATTGCCGCGATCGCTCTCGACTATCTCCAGCACCCAGAGAAACTAGCAGCGATGCAAGCAGAACTAAGAGCTGTGCGCGGTGAGGCCGGTGCTGCTCAAAAACTGGCCGCGATCGCCGCTCAATTACTGATTTCTTCAGAAGAATAA
- a CDS encoding RelA/SpoT family protein, which yields MNVAAPAATPAPSTFAVELPTWLEHSLGQEEQPDTSADSDDCLIARAFRFAYSLHEGQYRASGEPYIAHPVAVAGILRDLGGSAAVICAGFLHDVVEDTEVTPEEIEERFGGEVRQLVEGVTKLSKFNFSSKTEQQAENFRRMFLAMAQDIRVILVKLADRLHNMRTLEHLAATKQKRIAKETMDIFAPLANRLGIGRVKWELEDLSFKYLDAEQYRSIQGHVAEKRADREARLEQSVQILRDRLGQIGIQPVDVSGRPKHLYSIYRKMQMQQKEFHEIFDVAALRIIVNSNDECYRALAVVHDAFRPIPGRFKDYIGLPKPNRYQSLHTTVIGLSGRPLEIQIRTLEMHRIAEYGIAAHWKYKESGGSAGKFSTEDEKFTWLRQLLEWQHDLKDAKEYLENIKDNLFDEDVYVFTPGGDVIALAQRSTPVDFAYRIHTEVGNRCAGAKVNGRIVPLETRLNNGDIVEILTQKNARPSLDWLNFVVTSAAKNRIRQWYKRSHRDENIARGREMLEKELGKPGFEALLKSEPMQKVAERCNYPSPDDLLAAIGYGEMTITLVVNRIRDAVRSQQPALLEGTETALSDADLAATLSQATQRHDAQRPVSRSPIIGVEGLVYRLAGCCNPLPGESILAVVSRGNHGIAVHRQSCPNVEGIEGDRLIPVCWNPDEIKAPRPQTYPVNVQITVLDRVGVLRDILTRLSDNNINVRNAQVKTTPGKPAIIDLCIDLASADQLGRTFSQIRQMSDVLHIRRLSSGSDDEL from the coding sequence ATGAACGTCGCTGCCCCAGCCGCTACTCCTGCTCCTTCTACCTTTGCTGTTGAGTTACCAACCTGGCTTGAACACAGCCTGGGTCAAGAAGAGCAGCCTGATACCTCTGCTGATAGTGACGACTGTTTAATTGCTCGCGCCTTCCGATTTGCTTACTCCCTGCATGAAGGCCAATACCGTGCTTCCGGCGAGCCCTACATTGCTCATCCCGTTGCTGTAGCGGGAATCCTGCGCGATCTCGGTGGCAGCGCAGCAGTGATCTGTGCTGGTTTTTTGCACGATGTTGTCGAAGACACGGAAGTCACCCCCGAGGAGATCGAAGAGCGATTTGGTGGGGAAGTCCGTCAGCTCGTCGAAGGCGTGACTAAGCTTTCCAAGTTCAACTTTTCCAGTAAGACTGAACAGCAAGCCGAGAACTTCCGGCGAATGTTTTTGGCGATGGCGCAGGACATCCGCGTCATTTTGGTCAAACTGGCCGATCGCCTCCACAACATGCGGACACTGGAGCATCTCGCTGCCACCAAGCAGAAGCGGATCGCCAAAGAGACGATGGACATCTTTGCTCCGCTTGCCAATCGCTTGGGGATTGGTCGCGTCAAGTGGGAGCTGGAAGATCTCTCGTTCAAATACTTGGATGCGGAGCAGTACCGCTCAATTCAAGGGCATGTCGCTGAAAAGCGGGCCGATCGCGAGGCTCGGCTGGAACAATCGGTCCAAATTCTGCGCGATCGCCTAGGGCAGATTGGGATTCAGCCCGTTGATGTCAGTGGCCGCCCCAAACACCTTTACAGCATCTATCGCAAGATGCAGATGCAGCAGAAGGAATTCCACGAAATTTTTGATGTGGCGGCGCTGCGGATTATCGTCAACAGCAATGACGAATGCTATCGAGCACTCGCCGTTGTTCACGATGCTTTTCGACCAATTCCCGGTCGTTTTAAAGACTACATTGGCCTGCCCAAACCCAACCGCTATCAATCCCTGCATACAACCGTCATTGGGCTGTCGGGTCGTCCCCTAGAAATTCAAATTCGGACGCTGGAAATGCACCGAATTGCTGAATACGGGATCGCGGCTCACTGGAAATACAAAGAAAGTGGCGGTTCAGCTGGGAAGTTCTCAACGGAAGATGAGAAATTTACTTGGCTGCGGCAGTTGCTGGAATGGCAACATGATCTCAAGGATGCCAAGGAATATCTAGAGAATATTAAAGACAACCTCTTTGATGAGGATGTCTATGTCTTTACTCCCGGCGGCGATGTGATTGCCTTGGCGCAGCGATCGACACCGGTTGACTTTGCCTATCGCATCCACACCGAAGTCGGGAACCGTTGCGCGGGGGCGAAGGTCAATGGCCGGATTGTGCCGCTGGAAACCCGCCTCAACAACGGCGATATCGTCGAAATTCTCACCCAAAAGAACGCCCGTCCTAGCTTGGACTGGCTAAATTTTGTCGTTACGTCGGCGGCCAAAAACCGGATTCGTCAGTGGTACAAACGCAGCCACCGCGACGAGAATATTGCGCGCGGCCGCGAAATGCTCGAGAAAGAGCTGGGTAAGCCCGGCTTTGAAGCGCTGCTGAAATCAGAGCCGATGCAAAAGGTTGCAGAACGCTGCAACTACCCCAGCCCCGATGACCTGCTGGCGGCGATCGGCTACGGCGAGATGACCATTACCTTGGTGGTCAATCGGATCCGTGATGCCGTGCGATCGCAGCAACCGGCACTGCTGGAAGGAACCGAAACTGCACTGTCCGACGCCGACTTGGCTGCAACCCTCAGCCAAGCGACTCAGCGCCACGATGCCCAGCGCCCCGTCAGCCGATCGCCAATTATTGGCGTTGAAGGACTGGTTTATCGGCTGGCAGGCTGTTGTAATCCTCTGCCCGGCGAGTCCATTCTGGCGGTTGTCTCGCGCGGTAATCACGGCATTGCCGTCCATCGTCAAAGCTGCCCGAATGTGGAAGGGATCGAGGGCGATCGCTTAATTCCAGTCTGCTGGAACCCAGACGAAATCAAAGCACCACGGCCGCAGACCTACCCCGTCAATGTTCAGATCACGGTGCTCGATCGCGTGGGCGTCCTGCGCGACATCCTCACCCGCCTCAGCGACAACAACATCAACGTCCGCAATGCTCAGGTGAAAACCACACCCGGTAAGCCCGCCATTATCGATCTCTGCATCGATCTTGCCAGTGCTGATCAGCTGGGACGGACGTTTTCCCAAATCCGTCAGATGAGCGATGTGCTGCATATTCGGCGGCTGTCGAGCGGCAGCGATGACGAGCTTTGA
- a CDS encoding NADPH-dependent FMN reductase produces MTTDLLVISASNGENLKLAQRFADTGSARGLASTVLDLTTVDLPLYTPRQQANQGLPSQLPSLSQQLDAATRWVLCVPEYNGSIPPVLTSAIAWLSVQGDDFRRLFNGRPIAMATHSGGGGHTVLAALRLQLAHLGAHVVGRQLVSNAGKPAQDNSIEDLIRRLQNIPYHPLA; encoded by the coding sequence ATGACCACCGATCTGCTCGTGATTAGTGCCAGTAATGGCGAGAACCTCAAGCTGGCCCAGCGCTTTGCCGATACAGGCTCGGCGCGAGGGTTAGCCAGTACCGTCCTAGACCTTACTACGGTTGACTTGCCACTCTACACCCCGCGGCAACAGGCCAATCAAGGCTTACCTAGTCAACTCCCTAGCCTCAGCCAACAACTGGATGCAGCGACCCGCTGGGTGCTCTGTGTTCCGGAATATAACGGCTCGATTCCGCCGGTGCTGACGAGTGCGATCGCCTGGCTCTCGGTGCAGGGTGATGATTTTCGGCGTCTTTTCAATGGCCGTCCTATCGCCATGGCGACCCATTCAGGTGGGGGTGGTCATACTGTGCTAGCGGCCTTGCGGCTGCAGCTCGCTCATCTGGGCGCCCATGTAGTCGGCCGTCAGTTGGTTAGCAATGCAGGCAAACCAGCCCAAGACAACAGTATTGAAGACTTGATTCGGCGTTTGCAAAATATTCCCTATCATCCCTTGGCCTAG
- a CDS encoding leucyl aminopeptidase, with the protein MTFQAIATLPQDWTGDTLALGLTTAAIGETLSAELQTLDQQWNGVLQELLSESEFKAKLVETATTRVGGSIRKLILVGLGEAPTTEDYRRAAAAVAKQARSLKSQTLAIAFPVGENPAAIAAAIVEGTSLALYKDQRFKSEPDTANGPSTVELLGLAGQEAAIAQAEQVVAGVVLARQLVAAPANVVTPVTMAETAQELATELGLELEILEAEDCEKRGMGAFLGVAKASDLPPKFIHLTYHPAGTPRRKLAIVGKGLTFDSGGYNIKGVGSGIEMMKTDMGGAAATLGAAKAIGLIKPDVEVHFISAVTENMISGRGMHPGDILTASNGKTIEVNNTDAEGRLTLADALVFADSLGVDAIVDLATLTGACIIALGDDIAGLWSPDDALAEQLLQAGKDAGEKLWRLPLEEPYLEGLKSPVADFKNTGPRAGGSITAALFLKQFVKHPVWAHLDVAGPVWSDKEKHYNPSGATGYGVRTLVNWVLS; encoded by the coding sequence ATGACATTTCAGGCGATCGCCACGCTACCTCAAGATTGGACCGGCGATACCTTAGCCCTTGGCCTCACGACCGCTGCGATCGGCGAGACCCTCTCGGCTGAACTGCAGACCCTTGATCAGCAGTGGAATGGCGTCCTTCAAGAATTGCTCAGCGAGAGCGAGTTCAAAGCCAAGCTGGTCGAAACCGCCACGACTCGGGTTGGCGGCAGCATCCGCAAATTAATTCTTGTTGGCCTTGGAGAAGCGCCGACCACGGAAGACTATCGTCGGGCTGCGGCAGCGGTAGCAAAACAGGCGCGCAGCCTCAAGAGCCAAACTTTGGCGATCGCTTTTCCCGTGGGGGAGAATCCCGCCGCGATCGCAGCTGCGATCGTTGAAGGGACGTCTCTTGCGCTCTATAAAGACCAGCGCTTTAAGTCTGAACCGGACACGGCCAATGGCCCTAGCACGGTTGAATTGTTGGGACTGGCTGGACAAGAAGCCGCGATCGCTCAAGCAGAGCAAGTCGTCGCTGGGGTTGTCTTGGCTCGGCAGTTAGTGGCTGCACCTGCCAACGTAGTCACACCCGTGACCATGGCCGAAACCGCCCAAGAACTTGCCACGGAACTGGGTCTGGAGCTGGAAATCCTAGAAGCAGAAGACTGCGAAAAACGGGGAATGGGCGCCTTTCTGGGCGTTGCCAAAGCCTCAGATCTACCGCCCAAGTTCATCCACCTCACCTATCATCCAGCAGGCACCCCGCGCCGGAAGCTGGCGATCGTGGGCAAAGGCCTAACCTTCGACTCCGGTGGCTACAACATCAAGGGCGTCGGCAGTGGCATCGAGATGATGAAAACCGACATGGGCGGTGCCGCCGCTACCTTGGGTGCTGCCAAGGCGATCGGCTTGATTAAGCCTGATGTGGAAGTGCACTTCATCTCAGCTGTGACTGAGAACATGATCAGCGGCCGAGGCATGCACCCGGGCGATATTCTGACCGCCTCGAATGGCAAGACGATCGAAGTCAACAACACCGATGCCGAGGGTCGTTTGACCTTGGCAGATGCCTTGGTGTTCGCCGATAGCTTGGGTGTCGATGCGATCGTCGATCTTGCTACCCTGACTGGGGCTTGCATCATCGCTCTGGGGGATGACATTGCGGGACTTTGGAGCCCGGATGATGCACTGGCTGAGCAGCTGTTGCAGGCCGGCAAAGACGCCGGTGAAAAACTTTGGCGCTTGCCACTGGAAGAACCCTATCTAGAGGGGCTGAAGTCACCGGTAGCCGACTTCAAAAATACGGGACCGCGGGCAGGTGGTTCGATTACGGCAGCCCTGTTCCTCAAACAGTTTGTCAAACATCCGGTTTGGGCCCACCTCGATGTTGCTGGCCCGGTTTGGAGTGACAAGGAGAAGCATTACAACCCATCTGGCGCAACCGGTTACGGGGTGCGGACACTGGTGAACTGGGTGCTGTCCTAG
- a CDS encoding molybdenum cofactor guanylyltransferase codes for MDCAALILAGGASRRMGQDKALLELDGEPLIARTSRVAAAICDSVWLCSPQPDRYLPWLPQTVQCLTEPQPSGPQGPLTALAGALPQIKADWVLLLACDLPRLAIAPLQAWRQQVEQLPEDCLAAIARTEQGWEPLVGFYRPAIAITISPWLAQGRRDFQGWLNSIAVAELALGDRDWLTNCNTPEEWKALQHS; via the coding sequence ATGGACTGTGCCGCACTGATTTTGGCAGGGGGCGCCAGCCGTCGGATGGGGCAGGACAAGGCTCTGCTGGAACTCGACGGTGAACCGTTGATTGCCCGCACAAGTCGGGTCGCTGCTGCCATTTGTGACAGTGTCTGGCTCTGTAGTCCGCAACCCGATCGCTATCTGCCGTGGCTGCCGCAGACGGTGCAGTGCTTGACGGAACCACAGCCGAGTGGGCCACAAGGCCCGCTGACTGCCTTGGCTGGGGCACTGCCGCAAATCAAGGCAGATTGGGTTTTACTCTTAGCTTGCGATTTACCGCGTTTAGCGATCGCCCCATTGCAGGCTTGGCGACAGCAGGTTGAACAATTGCCTGAGGATTGTCTGGCTGCGATCGCGCGAACGGAACAGGGCTGGGAGCCGCTGGTTGGCTTTTATCGACCGGCGATCGCCATAACGATTTCACCTTGGTTAGCCCAAGGTCGTAGAGATTTTCAGGGTTGGCTCAACTCGATTGCCGTTGCAGAACTTGCACTGGGCGATCGCGATTGGCTGACTAATTGCAACACACCAGAGGAGTGGAAGGCGCTGCAGCATTCCTAA
- a CDS encoding DUF4346 domain-containing protein: MLLSHPDRQALKALDDQLSNRFINLDPAGYFVIYLDREAGLICADHYSNAINEKGLATDPETGEVLACKGNLKREPTAKFRGRTAKELGKLITEDTQPCPLSYLDHALYLGREFQRAEACLLSGKEYIQD; this comes from the coding sequence ATGCTCCTCTCCCACCCCGATCGCCAAGCACTAAAAGCTTTGGATGATCAGCTTTCTAATCGGTTTATCAACCTCGATCCAGCTGGCTATTTCGTGATTTATCTCGATCGCGAAGCGGGATTGATCTGCGCTGATCACTACAGCAATGCCATCAATGAGAAGGGTCTAGCAACTGATCCAGAAACGGGTGAAGTGTTGGCCTGCAAAGGCAACCTCAAGCGAGAGCCAACAGCAAAGTTCCGTGGCCGCACCGCCAAGGAACTCGGCAAGCTGATCACCGAAGATACTCAGCCCTGCCCACTCAGCTATCTCGATCACGCCCTCTATCTCGGTCGCGAGTTTCAGCGGGCAGAAGCCTGTCTGCTCAGCGGGAAAGAGTACATCCAAGACTAA